ATTGCGTTCTTGACGTTGCCCAGCAGGGTGTTGACCCAGAGGAACTGGGGATTCTTGACGCTGTCCGGTCCGCCCCCTGTGACGAGAGGCTGATGACGGCAGCCCGCCCGGGCCAGTTCCCGGAAAGCGGGGAGGCCATCAGACACCACGATGCAACCGGGGGACAGGTGTTTTTGGACCCAAGAGGCGATCTCGATCCGGGAGAACCCCCGGACCTGGGTCAGGCGAAGGCACACGGGACAACCGTCCTCGGTGCACTGGACTGCCCCAGGAACAGGGTCTTTCCGGGAGCACCCCGTCCCCTCTTGCCTCCGCGTCGTTCCCCGCCCCAATAGGCGTCGTCGATCTGGACGGGACCGGCCAAAGGGCGTTCGTCGTCCCGCTCCTTCATCACCTGAAAGACTTTGCGCTTCAGGTGCCAGGCGGAGTTATAGGAAATTCCCAGTTGCCGCGCAAGTTCCAGTGCGCTGCTGGCGTTTTTGCTCTGGGTCAGAAGGAAGATCCCCAGGAACCAGACGGTCAGCGGCAGCTTGGTCCCGGCCATGATTGCCCCGCTTGTGAGCGAGGTCTGGCGGCGGCAGGCGTTGTATTGGTATCGGCCGTTCGAGAGCATGCAGAACTGCGGACTTTCACAGACCGGGCACTGGAACCCGTTCGGCCAGCGCCATTGGAAGAGAGCCTGGCGACAATGTTCCTCCGTTCCGTATTGCCGGTGAAACTCGGTGAGACTGAGCCCTTTCTGGAACTGGATCCGATTTTTGGCCATGACGTCTTCCCACAATTTAAATGATTCTATTTTCAGAACCTAAGGGTATCAGAATTTGGGCTTATTATCATGGGTAATCAGGATTTATTTTGATATATTTCTAATTCTGAGATGAACAATCAATTTTCCCCCCTTCAAGTCTCATCACCCTCGTACAGACGTCCTGCAAAATCTCTTTCGAATGAGACGCCATCACCAGAATTGGTGTCCGGTACACCAGGGATCTCATGCGGTCTTCGGCTTTTTTGACAAAATCGGCATCTCCGACACTGAGCCATTCATCCATCAGCAAAATATCCGCCTCGATGCTTGTCGCAATGGAAAACGCCAATCGCATGACCATCCCCGATGAATATGTCCTCACAGGCATATCAATATACTCCCCGAGCTCTGAAAAGCTCGTGATCTCCTCCAGCTTTTTCTCGACCTCCGTTTTCGACAACCCTAACAGCAATCCCCGGAGAAAAATGTTCTCCAGTCCCGAAGCCTCAAAATCCATCCCGATCGAAATATCGAGAAGGGATGCCACTCTCCCCTGAACATCCAGGGACCCTTCCGTCGGTTCATAGACGCCCGCCAAAACACGCAGAAGAGTCGACTTGCCCGATCCGTTGTGACCTGTGAGCCCAACTCTGTCCCCTTCCCGGATATCGAGATCGATCCCGTCCAGAGCCCGGACAGTTACCCCTTTTCCGGCCTCACGGGAAATTCGTCCGCCGGTCGCCACCCGCAACAAGTTTTTTTTAAGAGAACGATGGGGGGCGTTGAAGATGGGGTAGTCGACACAGATCTTTTCCCCTTTGATATAGGCCACCTAAACCCCCTACAACCAATAGGCAATGCGCGCCCGGTACCGAACCAGCATCCGAAATGCCACACCCCACCCGACGAGGGTCATCAAGACAACGACCCCCCAGGAACGGAGCGGGACTTCACCCCCCATGAGACCGTTTCGCACAATATTGAACACATGAAAGAGCGGATTGCATTCCAGAATCCAGACCTGATGGTGGATGCTGGAAGCCATCCACATCACCGGGGTCAGGAAAAACAGGATCTGGACAACGCTGTTCACCACCTGAACGATATCCCGAAACCGGGTTCCCAGAATCCCAAGCAAAATCCCGACCCAGTATCCGTTCAGGACGAGCAGGCCGATGGCCAGAGGAAAGAGCAGGATCTTCCAGCCCGGATCCGTCTTGAACAAAACCATCACCACAAACACAACCACCATGTTGTGACAAAAAATAATGACGTTACGCCACAGCATCCGGAGGATATGAATGCCAAACGGCATTGGAATCTGCTTGATAATCCCTTCCGATTGAATGAAGACCGTGGCACTTTCATTGATAAACGAGGAAATCATGGCCCATACAACCATCCCCGTGGCAAGATAGGGCAAATACGTCCGGATCTCCTGATGAAAGAGTTTGGAATACAACACACCCATCATCGCAACCGTGACCCCGAGACTCAGGGTGATCCAGAACGGACCAAGCGCCGATCGCCTGTAGCGCTGCT
The sequence above is drawn from the Leptospirillum ferriphilum ML-04 genome and encodes:
- a CDS encoding ABC transporter ATP-binding protein, with the protein product MAYIKGEKICVDYPIFNAPHRSLKKNLLRVATGGRISREAGKGVTVRALDGIDLDIREGDRVGLTGHNGSGKSTLLRVLAGVYEPTEGSLDVQGRVASLLDISIGMDFEASGLENIFLRGLLLGLSKTEVEKKLEEITSFSELGEYIDMPVRTYSSGMVMRLAFSIATSIEADILLMDEWLSVGDADFVKKAEDRMRSLVYRTPILVMASHSKEILQDVCTRVMRLEGGKIDCSSQN
- a CDS encoding ABC transporter permease, with product MGSESVRKAKEDIRKSFLSYPLWMALGWQDIKQRYRRSALGPFWITLSLGVTVAMMGVLYSKLFHQEIRTYLPYLATGMVVWAMISSFINESATVFIQSEGIIKQIPMPFGIHILRMLWRNVIIFCHNMVVVFVVMVLFKTDPGWKILLFPLAIGLLVLNGYWVGILLGILGTRFRDIVQVVNSVVQILFFLTPVMWMASSIHHQVWILECNPLFHVFNIVRNGLMGGEVPLRSWGVVVLMTLVGWGVAFRMLVRYRARIAYWL